A section of the Styela clava chromosome 9, kaStyClav1.hap1.2, whole genome shotgun sequence genome encodes:
- the LOC120338672 gene encoding proprotein convertase subtilisin/kexin type 7-like — MIKRWNHLVQLSVIVFLTFIHFILGTSNYSTHTWNIKIKYYDDNHSHKKHFDELANGIADELGVFNKGQIGELTGFYLFESDTNNHDHLLKLFDNHKHIEWHSKEVDLKRTKRSHINVPNLLHFNDPLYNEQWHLKNLIGYDCNVTGVWARNITGKGIVVAVVDDGVEWRHPDLKDNYCKEGSFDLNSNDDDPSPVYDEEEENKHGTRCAGEIAAVPNSVCGVGIAFGSKFSGIRVLDGTTTDSSEATAFNKHMDVNDIYSCSWGPEDDGKTVDGPHDLGRMALQHGVVAGRDGFGSIFVVASGNGGLKGDNCNYDGYASSIYTITIGAIDEMGNKPSYAEECASMLACSVSSGSGLLIRDIVTTDWSLPPGNSADQCTHSHTGTSAATPLAAGMVALMLEARPCLTWRDIQHIMVMTAVEVDHATAWTQNKAGFRHSNIHGFGLLDAWRLVNAAKVWKSVPWFTSLTADTSHDKNLAISMDRHESLILHTEVTTENCKNNMLSTLEYILFTVTVTHHTRGNLKFILLCPSGTRSEVPTRRSDTSDKGLTDWSFSTVKCWGENPAGKYTLKVIDTSRKLPQGESLGVLKSWKLTLYGSSWTADEMKKRKTYIESVMDGSYLDNFSLPCPPGTPLEFDVTSALSDRTIKLVTMISCFLLFWGVYYTIEMAFCNAEDKEEKENDIENDQTDAERIETPQNGYGTSTESVQLFPNSTFIGTNEDVAMLDIEEDTQINNGDPGTQKEAELNAAMTISNTDSFLSAELEVNSQINDENIVIDNSIEDVT; from the coding sequence ATGATTAAAAGATGGAATCACTTGGTGCAACTTTCAGTCATTGTATTTTTGACATTCATCCATTTCATTCTGGGAACTAGTAATTATAGTACACATACATGGAACATAAAGATAAAATATTATGACGATAACCATTCACACAAGAAGCATTTTGATGAACTTGCGAATGGCATTGCTGACGAACTCGGCGTATTTAATAAGGGACAGATCGGAGAGTTGACAGGCTTTTATCTTTTTGAATCAGATACGAATAATCATGACCATTTATTGAAGCTTTTTGATAACCATAAACACATAGAGTGGCATAGTAAAGAAGTTGATTTGAAGCGAACGAAACGTTCGCATATTAATGTGCCAAATTTATTGCACTTCAATGATCCATTGTATAATGAACAATGGCATTTAAAAAATCTTATTGGATATGACTGTAATGTTACTGGAGTCTGGGCTCGTAACATCACTGGAAAAGGGATTGTCGTGGCTGTAGTAGATGATGGCGTGGAATGGCGACATCCAGATTTAAAAGACAATTACTGTAAAGAAGGAAGTTTTGATTTAAATTCTAACGACGATGATCCCTCGCCTGTTTAtgatgaagaagaagaaaataaaCACGGTACAAGGTGTGCGGGTGAAATTGCCGCAGTTCCAAATTCAGTTTGTGGTGTTGGAATTGCATTCGGTTCAAAATTTAGCGGAATCAGGGTTCTGGATGGTACAACTACAGATTCGTCAGAGGCAACTGCTTTTAACAAACATATGGATGTAAATGATATTTACAGTTGTTCATGGGGCCCGGAAGATGATGGCAAAACTGTTGATGGTCCTCATGATTTGGGTCGTATGGCACTACAACATGGTGTTGTCGCAGGAAGGGATGGATTTGGTTCAATATTTGTCGTGGCAAGTGGCAATGGTGGTCTTAAGGGAGACAACTGTAATTATGATGGATATGCAAGCTCAATTTATACAATTACAATCGGTGCTATTGATGAAATGGGCAATAAACCATCATATGCGGAAGAGTGTGCTTCTATGCTAGCTTGTTCTGTCAGCTCTGGTTCTGGTTTATTAATAAGAGACATTGTAACAACAGACTGGTCACTTCCACCTGGTAATTCAGCTGATCAATGTACGCATAGTCATACTGGAACATCTGCAGCTACGCCATTAGCAGCTGGAATGGTTGCACTGATGTTGGAAGCAAGACCTTGTCTTACTTGGAGAGATATACAACATATTATGGTAATGACTGCTGTTGAAGTTGACCATGCAACCGCATGGACTCAAAATAAAGCTGGATTTCGACATAGTAATATCCACGGCTTTGGTCTTCTAGATGCGTGGCGTTTAGTAAATGCCGCCAAAGTGTGGAAATCTGTGCCATGGTTTACGTCGCTTACTGCCGATACGAGCCATGATAAAAATTTAGCTATTTCTATGGATAGACATGAATCCTTGATTTTGCACACTGAAGTTACAACTGAGAACTGTAAAAATAATATGTTATCAACATTAGAGTATATTTTATTCACTGTCACTGTAACCCACCATACCAGAGGGAACCTGAAGTTTATTTTGCTTTGTCCATCAGGAACTAGATCGGAGGTTCCAACTCGACGGTCCGATACATCAGATAAGGGACTCACCGATTGGAGTTTTTCAACAGTAAAATGCTGGGGCGAAAATCCAGCTGGGAAATATACATTGAAAGTCATAGACACAAGTAGGAAATTACCACAAGGGGAAAGTTTGGGGGTCTTAAAAAGCTGGAAATTAACTTTGTACGGATCAAGTTGGACTGCAGATGAAAtgaaaaaacgaaaaacatATATTGAATCTGTTATGGATGGTAGTTATCTTGATAATTTCAGTCTTCCTTGCCCTCCTGGTACACCTTTAGAATTCGATGTCACATCCGCACTTTCTGATCGCACCATTAAACTTGTAACAATGATATCTTGCTTTTTATTGTTTTGGGGAGTATATTACACAATTGAAATGGCATTTTGTAATGCAGAAGACAAAGAGGAGAAAGAAAATGATATTGAAAATGATCAAACTGATGCTGAGCGGATTGAAACACCTCAAAATGGATATGGTACATCTACCGAGAGTGTGCAACTTTTTCCTAATTCTACCTTCATAGGTACAAATGAAGATGTAGCAATGCTTGATATCGAAGAAGATACTCAAATAAATAACGGCGATCCTGGTACACAAAAAGAAGCTGAATTGAATGCTGCAATGACCATTTCTAATACTGATTCATTTCTTTCTGCTGAATTAGAAGTCAATTCACAAATTAATGatgaaaatattgtaattgaCAATTCAATTGAAGATGTTACGtag
- the LOC120338671 gene encoding DNA replication licensing factor MCM6-like, whose translation MDVVNQAGPRVNKVIDGIAERVQKLFQDFLEEFSVEGEVKYLAPAEALMRPERNTLTVSFTDIEIYNQQLATTIQEEYYRMYPFLCRGVRSFAREHYRGIPASKDLYVAFEEVPTRQKIRELRNGRIGTLLRISGQVVRTHPVHPELVSGTFTCLDCQTIIKDVEQQFKYVQPTVCRNPQCGNRSKFVLDTNKSRFVDFQKVRIQETQSELPRGCIPRSVEVVVRAEAVEMAQAGDRCDFIGTLIVVPDVGQLATPGTRAETSTRTGGDRSFETEGIRGLKALGVRDLNYRQAFLACHVTATNPTFGGKEIRYDEQTIETIKNQMTESEWEKIYQMSCDKNLYNNLCQSLFPTIHGNDEVKRGTLLQLFGGVPKITLEKTTLRGDINVCIVGDPSTAKSQFLKQVEEFSPRAVYTSGKASSAAGLTAAVVRDEETNEFVIEAGALMLADNGVCCIDEFDKMDPRDQVAIHEAMEQQTISITKAGVKATLNARTSILAAANPIGGRYDRAKSLRQNIALTAPIMSRFDLFFILVDECNEVTDYAIARRIVDLHARLEHSVDRTYSLEEMQRYLIFARMFKPKITKDGEDFMVDEYKRMRERDCSGVARSSWRITVRQLESLVRLSEAMARLHCLEEVLPKHVKEAARLLNKSIIRVETPDINFDQDEEIMDEEQTAENQDASQEQATATRVLQSQDSNLPSGDSATTPAKKVQSKISFEDYKRMSNMLVLHMRQKEEAAEEESGEGDGGALKKSTLINWYLEQIAEDLESEEDLIEKKTVLEKVINRLVNRDHVLIELGQTGLKDGESAESHEKDPILVVHPNYVIEE comes from the exons ATGGATGTTGTAAACCAGGCTGGACCTCGGGTAAACAAAGTTATAGATGGCATCGCAGAAAGAGTTCAAAAACTATTTCAGGATTTCTTGGAAGA gttTTCAGTTGAAGGTGAAGTGAAATATCTTGCACCTGCTGAAGCTTTGATGAGACCTGAACGCAACACCCTTACTGTAAGCTTTACAGATATCGAAATCTACAATCAACAACTAGCAACTACTATTCAAGAGGAATATTACAG AATGTACCCTTTCCTTTGTCGAGGTGTAAGAAGTTTTGCAAGAGAACATTATCGTGGTATCCCAGCCAGTAAAGATTTGTATGTTGCATTTGAAGAAGTTCCAACAAGACAAAA AATAAGAGAGCTACGGAATGGAAGAATTGGAACATTGTTGAGAATTAGTGGTCAAGTTGTCCGAACTCATCCTGTCCATCCTGAATTGGTCAGTGGAACATTCACATGCTTGGATTGCCAAACTATTATAAAAGATGTGGAACAACAATTCAAATATGTGCAG CCTACAGTCTGCAGAAACCCACAATGTGGTAATCGTTCAAAGTTTGTGCTTGATACAAACAAATCCAGATTTGTTGATTTTCAAAAAGTGAGAATACAAGAAACACAGTCTGAACTACCAAGAGGATGCATTCCTAGAAG TGTTGAAGTAGTTGTTCGTGCTGAAGCAGTTGAAATGGCTCAAGCTGGTGATAGATGCGATTTTATTGGAACGTTGATTGTTGTGCCAGACGTCGGACAACTTGCAACACCAGGGACAAGAGCTGAAACATCAACAAGAACCGGCGGTGACAGG aGTTTTGAAACAGAAGGAATCAGAGGTCTGAAAGCATTAGGTGTTCGCGACTTGAATTATCGTCAAGCTTTTCTTGCCTGTCATGTCACTGCCACCAATCCTACA TTTGGTGGAAAAGAAATAAGATATGATGAACAAACAATCGAAACTATTAAAAATCAAATGACAGAATCGGAATGggaaaaaatttatcaaatgtCTTGTGATAAAAATCTCTACAACAATCTATGTCAAAGCTTGTTTCCAACTATTCATG GTAATGATGAGGTGAAACGTGGGACTTTGCTGCAGTTGTTCGGAGGTGTTCCAAAAATTACCCTGGAGAAGACAACGCTTCGTGGAGATATTAATGTCTGCATT GTTGGTGATCCCAGTACAGCTAAAAGTCAGTTTCTGAAACAAGTAGAAGAATTCTCACCTAGAGCTGTATACACAAGTGGTAAAGCATCAAGTGCTGCTGGTTTAACTGCTGCTGTTGTTCGAGACGAAGAAACGAATGAGTTTGTTATTGAAGctg GTGCTCTCATGTTGGCTGACAATGGTGTTTGTTGCATTGATGAATTTGATAAAATGGATCCTCGTGATCAAGTTGCAATTCATGAAGCAATGGAACAACAAACTATATCTATAACCAAAGCTGGTGTCAAG GCAACTTTGAATGCAAGAACATCTATACTCGCTGCAGCAAATCCAATCGGAGGTCGATATGATCGTGCTAAATCACTTCGACAGAATATTGCACTAACTGCTCCAATCATGTCCAGATTTGATTTGTTCTTCATTCTTGTTGATGAATGCAATGag GTTACAGATTATGCGATTGCACGACGTATTGTCGATCTACATGCAAGACTGGAACATTCTGTTGATCGGACATATTCACTTGAAGAAATGCAGAGATATCTGATATTTGCTAGAATGTTTAAACCCAAG ATAACTAAAGACGGAGAAGACTTTATGGTTGATGAATATAAAAGAATGAGAGAAAGAGATTGTTCTGGTGTTGCAAGATCATCATGGAGAATCACAGTTAGACAGCTAGAGAGTCTTGTCAG ATTGTCAGAAGCGATGGCGAGACTTCATTGTCTGGAAGAAGTTTTACCAAAGCATGTGAAAGAGGCTGCAAGACTTCTCAATAAATCAATCATAAGAGTCGAAACACCCGATATTAATTTTGATCAAGAT gAAGAGATCATGGACGAGGAACAAACAGCTGAAAACCAGGATGCATCACAAGAACAGGCGACGGCCACTCGTGTGTTACAATCTCAGGATTCTAATCTTCCTTCTGGTGATTCTGCTACCACTCCTGCGAAGAAAGTTCAGAGTAAAATTTCATTCGAAGATTATAAAAGAATGAGTAATATGCTCGTCTTACACATGAGACAGAAAGAAGAGGCTGCAGAAGAAGAATCAGGAG AGGGTGACGGTGGAGCTCTGAAAAAATCAACATTAATCAACTGGTATTTGGAACAAATAGCTGAAGATCTTGAATCTGAAGAAGATTTAATCGAGAAGAAAACTGTGTTAGAGAAAGTTATCAATAGACTCGTAAACAGG gATCATGTTTTGATTGAGCTTGGACAAACTGGATTAAAAGATGGCGAGTCAGCAGAAAGTCATGAAAAGGATCCAATCCTCGTTGTTCACCCAAACTATGTCATCGAAGAATGA
- the LOC120338673 gene encoding oligoribonuclease, mitochondrial-like isoform X2, which translates to MSMFSLINQLKVINFRTWYQIKRNSLNMADRKSGRMIWVDLEMTGLDVDKDKIIEIACIVTDAHLKIIAEGPNLIIHESEELLSGMDEWCQQHHGASGLTEAVRKSKISTKDAEDEVLQFVKKYTSPKVCPLAGNSVHADKKFLDKYMPMFSNHLHYRIIDVSTVKELCKRWYPGIYNKAPTKQGSHRAMGDIMESIKELKYYKDNMFIQT; encoded by the exons ATG TCTATGTTTTCACTTATAAATCAGTTGAAGGTCATTAACTTCAGAACTTGGTATCAAATTAAG AGGAATTCATTGAATATGGCTGATCGGAAGTCTGGAAGAATGATATGGGTTGACTTAGAAATGACTGGTTTAGATGTGGATAAAGATAAGATCATTGAAATAGCCTGTATTGTCACAGATGCTCATTTGAAAATCATCGCAGAAGGTCCTAATTTAATAATACATGAAAGTGAGGAATTGTTATCTGGCATGGATGAATGGTGTCAACAACACCATGGAGCTTCTGGTCTGACGGAAGCCGtacgcaaaagtaaaatttctACAAAAGATGCTGAAGACGAAGTGTTGCAATTTGTGAAGAAATATACTTCTCCCAAAGTGTGCCCTCTCGCTGGAAATTCTGTACATGCTGATAAAAAGTTTTTAGATAAATATATGCCCATGTTTTCAAATCATTTGCATTATAGAATTATTGATGTTAGTACAGTAAAAGAATTATGTAAACGTTGGTATCCAGGCATCTATAATAAAGCACCCACAAAACAAGGATCCCATAGAGCTATGGGTGATATTATGGAGAGTATAAAAGAGCTCAAGTATTATAAGGACAATATGTTCATCCAAACTTGA
- the LOC120338673 gene encoding putative oligoribonuclease isoform X1: MSHFTLQSMFSLINQLKVINFRTWYQIKRNSLNMADRKSGRMIWVDLEMTGLDVDKDKIIEIACIVTDAHLKIIAEGPNLIIHESEELLSGMDEWCQQHHGASGLTEAVRKSKISTKDAEDEVLQFVKKYTSPKVCPLAGNSVHADKKFLDKYMPMFSNHLHYRIIDVSTVKELCKRWYPGIYNKAPTKQGSHRAMGDIMESIKELKYYKDNMFIQT; encoded by the exons ATGTCACATTTTACTTTACAGTCTATGTTTTCACTTATAAATCAGTTGAAGGTCATTAACTTCAGAACTTGGTATCAAATTAAG AGGAATTCATTGAATATGGCTGATCGGAAGTCTGGAAGAATGATATGGGTTGACTTAGAAATGACTGGTTTAGATGTGGATAAAGATAAGATCATTGAAATAGCCTGTATTGTCACAGATGCTCATTTGAAAATCATCGCAGAAGGTCCTAATTTAATAATACATGAAAGTGAGGAATTGTTATCTGGCATGGATGAATGGTGTCAACAACACCATGGAGCTTCTGGTCTGACGGAAGCCGtacgcaaaagtaaaatttctACAAAAGATGCTGAAGACGAAGTGTTGCAATTTGTGAAGAAATATACTTCTCCCAAAGTGTGCCCTCTCGCTGGAAATTCTGTACATGCTGATAAAAAGTTTTTAGATAAATATATGCCCATGTTTTCAAATCATTTGCATTATAGAATTATTGATGTTAGTACAGTAAAAGAATTATGTAAACGTTGGTATCCAGGCATCTATAATAAAGCACCCACAAAACAAGGATCCCATAGAGCTATGGGTGATATTATGGAGAGTATAAAAGAGCTCAAGTATTATAAGGACAATATGTTCATCCAAACTTGA